One Lacipirellulaceae bacterium DNA window includes the following coding sequences:
- a CDS encoding TIM barrel protein — translation MAVTNRRIKQSIVHWCLESSSENWGVEETCQLAKSLGCQAVEIVAPEDWGILKRYDLICAMTLIGMPGMPFVKGYNNRLYHEELIYRSKSTIDACRQAGFPNIIAFTGFKWRDAEDPTSGEISLEEGADNCVAGLKELASYAESQGVTVCVEHLSTRDESHPMKGHPGYQGDDIDYVASIIRRVGSPRIKVLFDAYHVQIMHGDILRRLEENAELLGHVHVAGVPGRNEINENQEINYPAVMRKLLELDYQGFVGQEFIPSGDPVESFREAVSLCDV, via the coding sequence ATGGCAGTTACGAATCGTCGCATTAAGCAATCGATTGTTCACTGGTGCTTGGAATCGAGTAGCGAAAACTGGGGAGTTGAAGAGACTTGCCAACTGGCGAAGTCGCTCGGTTGCCAAGCGGTCGAGATCGTCGCCCCAGAAGATTGGGGCATTCTGAAGCGTTACGATTTAATCTGTGCCATGACTTTGATCGGCATGCCCGGCATGCCTTTTGTCAAAGGTTATAACAATCGCCTCTATCACGAGGAGCTAATCTACCGCTCGAAAAGTACGATCGATGCGTGCCGGCAAGCGGGTTTCCCGAACATTATCGCGTTTACCGGCTTCAAATGGCGCGATGCTGAAGATCCTACAAGCGGTGAAATCTCGCTCGAAGAGGGGGCCGATAACTGCGTCGCAGGATTGAAAGAACTCGCTTCTTACGCTGAATCGCAAGGCGTGACAGTCTGTGTTGAGCATCTAAGCACACGTGACGAGAGTCATCCGATGAAAGGGCATCCAGGATATCAGGGCGATGACATTGACTATGTGGCTTCGATTATTCGCCGAGTCGGATCCCCTCGAATCAAGGTGTTATTCGACGCTTACCATGTTCAAATCATGCATGGCGACATTCTGCGACGCTTGGAAGAGAACGCAGAACTCCTTGGTCATGTGCATGTCGCAGGAGTCCCTGGACGAAATGAAATTAACGAAAATCAGGAAATCAACTACCCGGCTGTCATGCGGAAGCTATTAGAACTCGATTATCAAGGTTTTGTCGGCCAGGAGTTCATCCCTTCAGGCGATCCGGTCGAGAGTTTCCGAGAGGCTGTGAGTCTGTGCGATGTCTGA